From Tubulanus polymorphus chromosome 9, tnTubPoly1.2, whole genome shotgun sequence, a single genomic window includes:
- the LOC141910628 gene encoding carbohydrate sulfotransferase 4-like, giving the protein MALEVALVLFALNRKILIVDPDQLGTFVSAKTRTTQPSAEPMKVLLFTHYRGGSSFFGETFNQNPSVFYLYEPAMFVNELGIDKYGLSGKEKFTKVLNELASCDLHRLQTTILNSHKSFYSRTRLGGSEFVKCATSAKGKVTNFMPAVAKCLTDFENQCKQSRIRVIKIIRFDAELIELLMRSDPSWHVIHLLRDPRGILNSRSQIHHYTSKDIPRFANSTCRVLLNRIESLEQLKIQHPLYSLHEVRYEDIARDPIGQTSRVYEAIGLDEVPVQVKTWLSKMTHTDPNARITNIYKPSPKDSVANSYKWNKSISVSNLIEINHVCGELFAKTGYPLYKPPE; this is encoded by the exons ATGGCTTTAGAAG TGGCGCTTGTTTTGTTCGCTTTGAACCGAAAGATCCTAATCGTCGACCCGGATCAATTAGGAACGTTCGTTAGCGCGAAAACGAGAACTACACAGCCGTCTGCCGAACCGATGAAGGTTTTACTGTTCACGCACTATCGCGGCGGTTCGTCGTTCTTCGGGGAGACTTTCAATCAGAATCCGTCGGTATTTTATCTGTACGAACCGGCCATGTTTGTCAACGAACTGGGAATCGATAAATATGG ATTATCTGGAAAAGAGAAATTCACGAAAGTACTGAATGAATTGGCTTCGTGTGACCTTCACCGACTACAGACCACCATCCTGAACTCGCATAAAAGTTTCTACAGTCGAACTCGCCTCGGGGGATCGGAGTTTGTGAAATGCGCGACCAGCGCGAAAGGAAAAGTTACTAATTTTATGCCGGCGGTGGCGAAATGTCTCAccgattttgaaaatcaatgCAAACAATCGCGAATTCGCGTCATCAAGATTATACGCTTCGACGCGGAGCTGATCGAGCTGCTGATGAGGTCAGATCCTAGTTGGCATGTTATACATTTACTGCGCGATCCGAGAGGGATTCTAAATTCTAGATCTCAAATTCATCATTACACGTCCAAAGATATACCTCGTTTCGCGAATTCCACTTGTCGAGTTTTGTTAAATCGTATCGAATCGTTAGAACAACTCAAAATCCAACATCCGCTTTATAGTTTACACGAAGTGAGGTACGAGGACATAGCGCGCGATCCGATTGGTCAAACGTCACGTGTTTACGAGGCGATCGGTTTAGACGAAGTTCCGGTTCAAGTAAAAACGTGGCTGTCGAAAATGACGCACACAGATCCGAACGCGCgtataactaatatttacaaGCCCTCGCCGAAAGACTCAGTGGCAAACTCGTATAAatggaataaatcaatcagtgtttcgaatctgatagaaataaatcatgtttGCGGTGAATTGTTCGCTAAAACCGGATATCCGTTATACAAGCCACCTGAATAA